From a region of the Actinomadura luzonensis genome:
- a CDS encoding site-specific integrase: protein MAYTEIRNGTIRVRYKLANGKYSGGVSENPDTGEPWASEDEAREWGRDEEVLIRRGIRQAAQEAELPPTFAEFAWAWYRGLRLQPTTMAKYRSLLENHLLHRFGERRMQIDDWPSEEFDGWEMDMIRVGYERSTAGAARNLLVNVLNASIPRYMHFNPAERRAGTGMKGLRRIEAAARGAKVWPSPLQALLVAERCALLAQHDDVFLQMVTKAWTGLRWSEVSALQPDKLLPADQLLNINQKLYELKGFYLNHPKDGSVRIIDVPPFLWSMLVDQTARARYCHCVPRGERELPRVDGDEAVEWCSARPYLFLSPDGSHFQRGNFGGSVIRPAADGFYPAKKGRYARPALPVLADAAVYGPRPARGRRQVLEGEQHWPGRPTLWKWPRAVAGEVFVPPVGRGTPDWSTWPESERPHLVTWLPLLPGLTPHGLRHGHQTWMDDGGIKKALKVERMGHEDSSIQGRYGHPTPAMRAELVELLQALWENAVAERFKIYPYSAIPLLDAQLAKWRKGTADKVISQISPRDRKRAAS from the coding sequence GTGGCCTACACGGAGATCCGCAACGGCACGATCCGTGTGCGGTACAAACTCGCCAACGGCAAATACTCGGGCGGTGTCAGCGAGAACCCGGACACCGGCGAGCCCTGGGCCAGCGAAGACGAGGCACGGGAGTGGGGCCGCGACGAGGAGGTCCTCATCCGCCGCGGCATCCGCCAGGCCGCGCAGGAAGCCGAGCTTCCTCCGACGTTCGCGGAGTTCGCATGGGCCTGGTACCGGGGCCTGCGGCTGCAGCCGACCACGATGGCCAAGTACCGCAGCCTGCTGGAGAACCACCTGCTGCACCGCTTCGGTGAGCGGCGCATGCAGATCGATGACTGGCCCAGCGAGGAGTTCGACGGCTGGGAGATGGACATGATCCGCGTCGGCTACGAGCGCAGTACCGCGGGGGCGGCGCGCAACCTGCTCGTCAACGTCCTGAACGCGAGCATCCCGCGCTACATGCACTTCAACCCGGCCGAGCGGCGCGCCGGCACCGGCATGAAGGGGCTGCGGCGCATCGAGGCGGCCGCGCGGGGCGCGAAGGTCTGGCCCAGCCCGTTGCAGGCGCTCCTGGTCGCCGAGCGGTGCGCGCTGCTGGCCCAGCACGACGACGTGTTCCTGCAGATGGTCACGAAGGCCTGGACGGGGCTGCGCTGGTCGGAGGTGTCCGCGCTGCAGCCCGACAAGCTTCTGCCGGCCGACCAGCTGCTCAACATCAACCAGAAGCTGTATGAGCTGAAGGGCTTCTACCTCAACCACCCGAAGGACGGGTCGGTGCGGATCATCGACGTGCCGCCGTTCCTGTGGTCGATGCTGGTCGACCAGACCGCGCGGGCGCGCTACTGCCACTGCGTGCCACGCGGCGAACGGGAGCTGCCGCGGGTCGACGGAGACGAGGCCGTCGAGTGGTGCAGCGCACGCCCGTACCTCTTCCTGAGCCCGGACGGATCGCACTTCCAGCGCGGCAACTTCGGCGGCAGCGTCATTCGGCCGGCCGCCGACGGCTTCTACCCGGCGAAGAAGGGGCGGTACGCGCGGCCGGCGCTGCCGGTGCTGGCCGACGCCGCGGTATACGGGCCGCGGCCGGCGCGCGGCCGCCGCCAGGTCCTCGAAGGCGAGCAGCACTGGCCCGGTCGGCCGACGCTGTGGAAGTGGCCCCGAGCAGTCGCCGGCGAGGTGTTCGTGCCGCCGGTCGGACGCGGCACCCCCGACTGGTCGACGTGGCCGGAGTCCGAGCGGCCGCACCTGGTGACGTGGCTACCGCTGCTGCCCGGCCTCACCCCGCACGGCCTGCGTCACGGGCATCAGACCTGGATGGACGACGGCGGCATCAAGAAGGCGCTGAAGGTCGAGCGGATGGGTCATGAGGACTCATCGATCCAGGGCCGGTACGGGCACCCGACGCCGGCCATGCGCGCCGAGCTCGTCGAGCTGCTGCAGGCGCTGTGGGAGAACGCGGTGGCCGAGCGCTTCAAGATCTACCCGTACAGCGCGATCCCGCTCCTGGACGCGCAGCTCGCGAAATGGCGAAAGGGGACGGCCGACAAGGTCATCTCCCAGATTTCTCCCAGAGACAGAAAAAGAGCCGCTTCCTAG
- a CDS encoding helix-turn-helix domain-containing protein encodes MLVSVISANLCLYLTVSNWTAREHRLMAREVPAATREGALIRSARKSTPERLTIPQAAEKAGISAETWGHMERGHKPVGRGQPPAPYVAQADVVARAARVVGLTSDELRKVDRPDAAEALARMLRDPHDDEQLEVLKIETRRGRVWFEVRPDLEESRRELLRAWGEEMAETLYQQQLAADHQDKPADK; translated from the coding sequence TTGCTGGTCAGCGTGATATCCGCCAACCTGTGCCTGTACTTAACTGTTTCTAACTGGACCGCGAGGGAGCACCGGCTCATGGCGCGAGAAGTGCCGGCAGCAACCAGGGAGGGAGCGCTGATCCGCAGCGCTCGCAAGTCGACTCCCGAGCGCCTGACGATTCCGCAGGCAGCAGAGAAGGCGGGCATCAGCGCCGAGACCTGGGGACACATGGAGCGCGGGCACAAGCCTGTCGGAAGGGGGCAGCCGCCAGCACCGTATGTCGCCCAGGCAGACGTGGTCGCCCGTGCGGCTCGGGTAGTCGGCCTGACGTCCGACGAGTTGCGGAAGGTTGATCGGCCGGACGCGGCCGAGGCCTTGGCCCGCATGCTCCGAGACCCTCACGACGATGAACAACTCGAAGTGCTGAAGATCGAGACGAGACGCGGCCGGGTCTGGTTCGAGGTGCGGCCAGATCTGGAGGAGAGCCGGCGCGAGCTCCTGCGAGCCTGGGGTGAGGAGATGGCCGAGACCCTCTATCAGCAGCAACTCGCTGCCGACCACCAGGACAAGCCTGCTGACAAGTAA
- a CDS encoding helix-turn-helix domain-containing protein translates to MSTITPRRRALYQNPAAVRRHRILAGLTQMALAARAEVTDAHVSKIENGKSSVSPEVLARIANELGCKVTDLLAPELQPQQSAAFSVADEKVSAR, encoded by the coding sequence ATGTCCACGATCACACCGCGGCGCCGGGCTCTGTACCAGAACCCGGCGGCCGTACGCCGACATCGGATCCTGGCTGGGCTGACACAGATGGCCTTAGCCGCGCGCGCGGAAGTCACCGACGCTCACGTTTCCAAGATCGAGAACGGCAAGAGTTCTGTGAGCCCAGAAGTCCTCGCGCGCATCGCCAACGAGCTCGGATGCAAGGTCACCGATCTCCTCGCCCCAGAGCTGCAACCGCAGCAGTCAGCCGCGTTCAGCGTCGCCGACGAGAAGGTCAGCGCCCGATGA